From Desulforhopalus sp., a single genomic window includes:
- a CDS encoding single-stranded DNA-binding protein: MMNKAMVIGNLGNDPEIRYTQKGTAVATFSIATTERWKDADGVQQEHTEWHKIVAWKGLAEICGDHLKKGSKVYIEGKIQTRKWEENGNIRYTTEIIAKSMEMLGGKNFDKEPASSSATHGNNGDNPPLPGEEVPF; this comes from the coding sequence TGAACAAAGCAATGGTAATCGGCAACTTAGGCAATGACCCAGAAATTCGTTACACTCAGAAAGGTACTGCTGTGGCAACTTTTTCTATCGCTACTACTGAAAGGTGGAAGGATGCAGACGGAGTACAACAGGAGCATACCGAGTGGCACAAAATTGTAGCTTGGAAGGGACTAGCCGAAATTTGCGGAGATCACCTCAAGAAAGGCTCGAAAGTCTATATTGAAGGCAAGATACAAACCAGAAAGTGGGAAGAGAACGGTAATATTCGTTACACCACTGAGATTATTGCCAAGAGCATGGAAATGCTTGGTGGCAAAAACTTTGATAAGGAACCTGCCTCGTCTTCTGCTACTCATGGAAATAATGGTGATAACCCACCATTGCCGGGCGAGGAAGTTCCGTTTTAA